The window TCATAGCAAGGAGGCTGATGAGAAACTGAAGAAACTCTTAGCCCCTACAACTGCCGAACCAAAGGAAAAGACTGAGCCAAAACCTGCCCCAGTAGAGCCAAAGGTATCGGAGGGTGAACGCTCAAGAGCTGTCGCTGCCGTACGCCAACTCTTACAAGGTATTAATAGCAAGAGCAGCGACAAGATTGCAGGTGCTGTTGCTCCATCATTGAACTTCCTTGGTGCAGGTGGTTCTACATCAAAGGATATTCGTCGTTACATGACTGACAAACTTTATCAGGCTGATGTAAAGACTCTTAACTGGCACCTTGGTCCACCTGCTGAGGTAAGCAAGAAGAGCAATGATGCTGCAGAGGTTCGTATAAAGATTCCTGCAACACTGGATATCGAACGAAAAGGCGGTAAGTCTAAGCGTAGTTATGTCATCTCTGCAACTGTCAAAGATGGTAGAATAACCCAGATTAATTGGTAAATAGATTCAGGACTTACCCTTTAAGACAAATAAGTCATTAGCACTTAACAAGTTTTGTTTTATTGTCGAACAGATTAATTGCCTTTATTTCTAAGGAGTAATGATTTACTCCAAGACAGAAAGGCTTACAAAATAGCGACAATAAAACAAGACACTTAGGAAACAACGCAAAAACAAGAATTCTTGAAACATTGTGGTCTAATGACCGATTTAGGTTAAAACTTGCTGTCACTCCTGTCACTCATAGCAAGCTGATAAATGCCTACATTTCATTCATTTACACGAAATGTTAAAAGTGACAGCAACTCTTTTATAAAATTATCAAGTGATTTCTCTTAGTCTTTATATGAGAGATGTTAAATAGGACAGCAGCTCATTTTACAAACTATCAACACCCAACATTTAACACCCAACACCCACGTTAATTCTCAATCTGGTCAATTGTAGGCTTCTTAATCTCAGGCACTGGAGCCTTTACAACAGGTTCTGTCTGTCCTTCTGGAACGTTAGGAACAATGACAGGGTTCTCTGGATCAGTCGTTTCCTCCGACTCAGAAGATTCTGTCTTAGGAACTTCAGTCTTCTTATCTTCCTTTACCTCAACTTCCTTCTCCTCTTCCTTTGTCAATACAGGAATCTTCGGACCATTATCAATACCGATAACTTCACCCGACATATCGACCTCATACTTACGAGGAGGAGCCATCTCGCGTGTTTCCATGAGGATGGTAAGTATTACTGCACCCAACACCAGCACAATAGCACAGATGGACACAGGCACTTTATAGGTTGGTTTCTTTTTCATTATCTACGTTTTCTATCCGTTATTTTAATTCCTTTTTAGCCTTACTCCGTAATCTGCACACAATAAGGAAGTGGCTGCTGGAGCGTCAGGAAACTAATCGTTGGCTGATTATCCTTCGTGCAAATTAGCGTACTTTTGTCGCCTTTCACCGCATTACCCATGTCATAACCCATCGCCTTTACCTGCGCTTGCAAGCCCGCAAAGGCTGTACGATTGAAGACATAGATATAAACCGTCTTGCCATCTTGCGCCAAGAGTACCATACTGGAGTTACCACGTCCCATCGCAGTAGGTAGGAAGTCGCTGGTTAAGTTCATATTCTTCACCCAGTTATAATCCTTTCCAAACTCATCAGACGACACACCTTTATAGATATAGCCTTGCTTTTCAAGCACCTGCTTACCAACTTGTAACGTCTTAGCTTGGAAGATCTTAATCGCATCTGCCACTGAAACAATATCTTTTTGCGCACGCACTCCTATTGTAAAGAGTAGAGCAGTGAGTAAAAGTAGTATTTTTCTCATTTGTTTTCGTTCCTTTATACTATGCTTGCAGTTGCTCCCATTGCTTTGACACAACCGCATTATGACACGTTACAAAAGTATGAAAAATATAGAGAATGCGCAAGAAAAGAAAGAAAAAAGACAATTGGCCGTGTCAACAAGTTGACAAGTGAACAAGTTGACAAGTAACCGAGTTAACAAGTTATTTGTATCAATAAACACTGTTAACAATGGTAATCATAATTATGAATTATGAATTATGAATTAACAAAGGTGCACCCTAATAGTCGTCCTATTATTGATACACCTTTGTTACTTTATACTATAAAGCAATTGAAATTACTTTCTATTTCTTTTAGAAGCCAAACGCTCTTCGCGTATCTTAGCCAAAGCTTCCTCCTTCTCCTTAGAACGCTGTCCTGAAAGACGAGCAATGAGACGGTCAAGATCTGTAGCTATCTCCTTGAATTGAACGAACTCATCTTCGTTCTCAAACAGCTTTCCTACCATGCAAGATGGGATATCCTTTGCCTTCTCCTGCAAAGCTTTTCCATGCTCAGTAAGTGACACATAGGTTTCTCTTCCATCTTTCTCACCTTTTACACGTTCAACCAATCCAAGTTGAGCCATACGCTGAACAAGTGGAGTCATGGTGTTTGAGTCAAGATAAAGACGATGAGCAAGTTCCATCACCTTTTGGTTGTCTTCCTCCCAGAGAGCCATCAGTACAAGATACTGAGGATAGGTAATACCTAAATTCTCAAGCAATGGATAATAAGTTTGAGTAACTAGTCGGCTCACTGTGTACAATCTGAAGCAGAGTTGATTCTGCAATTTTAGTTGGTCGTATACCATACTTTTCTTCCTTAAATGTTTTGATTACTTCAAAATTATGAAGCAACTTTGATCTCTTTGTTACCTGAAATAAATCTATTTGTTCTGCAAAGGTACAACAATTTATATTTTTCGTTAATGATATAAGCCTATTTTTAACATTAATTGTATAGTAGAAACCGTGTTTTGATAACATAAATCAATAATAGGCGGTCATAAACGATACAAATCGTCTATGCCCGCCTATGTCTATTTATAAGAGTTTACCTCTACTTATTCGAAGTAATAAAGGAAGGTAGCAACACCCTCAAGTGCTGGCTTACGTTCGCCTTCAATCTCAATCTGGAACTTGATACCAGCCTTACAGATACCACGGATATTCTCAATGCTATCGAGTGTGGCAACAAGACGAATGCGTGAGTTCACGAGGACTGGACGGCCGAATCGCATCTTGTCCATACCATAGTTGACCATCATCTTGATATTATGCACCTCCATAATCTCCTGCCACATGTGTGGGAGTAGTGAAAGTGTCAGATAGCCATGAGCAATTGTACTCTTAAATTGGCTTTCTACAGCTGCACGCTCTGTGTCAACATGAATCCACTGATGGTCGAGGGTAGCATCAGCAAAGAGGTTAATTCTCTCTTGGTCAACGAGTAACCACTCGCTCTCACCAAGCTTCTCACCCAGTCGGGCAGCAAGCTCATCGTAATTGTTTACTGTTAATTTTGCCATAGTTATTGTTTCATGTAATTTCTACATTACTGCGAACGATAGCTTTTCTTTGTCCTCCCTCCCCTTATATATATTAAGGTATGAAGGGATGCACTATCATTCAGTGTACAAAAATACAAAAAACTTTCCAATTGCCCAAATCATCTTACGTTACTAAGATGCTGGGAACTGTACACGCAAAGTTTGTTCCTTACCCGTTACAGCCACCTCGTTTACATAGACAAGCTTATACTTAACATCAAGGAAATTGCCAGATTTCACAGCACTTAACACCTCAACACGTGGATCTAAGAGATAGATATCCATGTATTTTGCCATACCACTACCTGGTACCCATGCTGTAAGAAGATTGTTTCCATTACCTGCTTGTACCTCGTTTGGATATAAAACAATGACTTCACCATCACGATTCAACGACATCTGAACATTCTTAAACCATACTCTTGGGTCAAACGCCTTCACTGCTGCCGAATAATCACCATCTGCCTTGTTTCTAAAATACTTACCGAAGAACTTTCCAACCTCCGCGCTGTTAGCTATATGAAGTTCATTATTCAGTGCAGAAAGAGGCTTAAAACCAGTAACTTCCACTTCAAAGTCGGCCAACTCTGTATCGTGACCATCCTTTGCAACAAGATTGATTGAGAGTCGTAACGAATTAGCACCATTATCTTTGTGCTTTCCCTTGAGATAAGGTACAAACTTATCACTATCAAACTTCAACAAAGAAGTGTAGAAAACATCCGCATGCTCGTACACACCACGCATATACAACTTACTTGCTCGCTCGCTGTTTGTAGTAACCAAAGTAGCGTAATACGTGTTCTTATCAAAAGGAACATTAGGCGAACTATTGCCCGTGTTACCCTTTCTGCCCTTGTAAGTAATCGTAAACGCAATACGTCCTGAATAGCTTCCGCCAATATAGCGCACATCGCTAATCGTCGTATTAGCCCAATCTTCTGGTGTAAAAGTGTAATGCTTATTGCCTTCAACGCTTGAAGAAGACAGGTCTACAAACTGCTGCAAATACGCCGCAGTAAACTTACTATTATCTTTCAGACGATAAAGTGTATCGAAATCAAAGTATTTCAGATAGTTAACGTCTGCTTTCCACGAAGCAACAGCACGTGAAACCATCTCGTAATCAGTAGGTTTCTGAGCGAAACCAGTATATTCTACGTCCTTAGTGAAGGCTTTATCAACACTATTACCGATAACTCTCAACGTAAACGTACCCCTTTCTTCATCTTTATTCAGCACGTTCACAGCGATAACACTCACCAACTTACCGTTGACAGTCTTATTTCCTAAACTTGCCTTTACTTTTTCTAAAGCCTGATAAACATTCAGTTGCTTATCAAGATTGAAATACTCAACGATATCATTCGTCGTTACTTCAGAAACATTCTGCTCAGTAGATGGGGTTGGTAGTATTGGATCCGACGAATTTCCGTCGCTTCCACAAGCGGCAAAAAGTAATGCTATAAATGCCGCAATAATAGCTTTTCTCATTTAATTATCCTCTCTCTAATTTGTAATTGGTATGCCTTACTTCCCACTTTTTAGTCGTTACGATAATGATATAATGGTTTCGTATATTTATAGCATACAAAAAATCGAACACAAAGATACTTTAAAAAGTTGAAATGTCAGTAACGACACATAAAATTAACACAATGATATAGCATAAAACATCCCGCACAATCTATCACCTAACACGCTGACTACAAAGCATGAATCTACATAAGTCTACTCTACTCCCTATTTTCTTGGTCCTAATCACACGCTCCGTCTTTACATGATTCGCTCAATACAAGACAGCCATAATATCCTAACACAAATTATTAAAAACAACAACCCAAGTCTTCCTACTGCATAACTTGTAACAAATTTTCAAACCCTGCAAATCCAACTCATGCTCCTTTGCCTTTCAATTAACGCCCTTTTGGCTTGCAAAAGATGCCCTTTAAGCCTCTTACTAACGCCCTTTTGAACCCTTACTAAGCACCTTTTGAAACCCACTCATGCAAACACTTGACTACAAGACATTTACAAAGATACTTAAATCACTTGTTTTTAACTCTGTTCTAAGCCTTTTTACACAAAAGTTTGTAAGTGTTTTTCAGAAGACTAAACAAGTTTTTTCTCATAGATAGTAAGGTTAAAAAGATCTTCAAACACGAAATAAAAAAAGCTTAGAAAACTTATTACTAAGTATTTCTAAGCTAAAAGTTGCGGGTGCAGGACTCGAACATGCGACCTCCAGGTTATGAGCCTGGCGAGCTACCAACTGCTCCAACCCGCGATATTAATTAAAATCAATTCGTCTATGAACCGAGGTGCATTTCTGAATTGCGAGTGCAAAGGTAGTGGTTTATTACGAAACCGCCAAAGAATTATACATTATTTAACAAACTATCCACTCTGCTCCTGCCGCTTCCAAACTCTCTTTACTACCATTACCGATAGGTAACTCCGCAGGTATGTGTGCCTGCATTTCGTCCCATAAGGATGTCAAATTCAGTATCACCTACCACAAGCGTTTCATGCGCTTCGACGTTGAAATGACTTAAAGTCTTGAGCACTGATTCAGCTGCTGGTTTCTTATCGACAACATCATCGGCAGCAATCAGATAAGTGATATACTTCGAGAGGTCTAATTCGTCCATCAGTTTTGCGAGCGTTCTATGGCTACGACTACTTGCAATAGACATCAGAATGTCTTGCGAAGAAAGTCTTTCCAACGTTTCTACCACACCCGGAAAGGCTTTTACAACACCCGGAACATTCTTCACATTGAATATTTCGCTATACACTTTAGCACACTCCTCAGCCTGCTCATCGCTCATCGGGATGATTGATGAGAAACATTCCTTCAATGGTAAACCAATCGTTCGGGCGCACTCCTCACGACTTCGCTTTGGAAGGTTCAACCTCTCTATCGTTGCAAGCATCGTATCGGTAATCAACTTTTGGGAATCGCCAAGCGTTCCGTCAAAGTCGAAGATGACAAGACGAATACCAGAGAGAATCTCAGGATTAGTAAAAAGGTCGGGACAATAGCGAGGGTTTGTATCGCCATCATCCTTCGCAGCCTCAGCTTTCGCCTGCTTCTTCCGTTTAAAATAGCCCTTCACACGTTTGTAGCCTTCCTTTCCAAGGATAGCAATACCGCCATATTGAAAGCTTTTTGCCAGTCCGAAGAATATGGTAAACAGTACGCCTTTCGTCGTTGTTGACACTGGGAAAAACACTTGAACAAATGAGAGGATATAAAAAGGGATGCACATTAGGAGTACGATAACTCCCGTGCGAAAAGACAGTTGTTGAAGTTTACTTTTAATAGACATATCTGCACGCAGCATTATTTCAGAACGCAAATTTAGTTAAAAACTTCCTATTACACGACATTCTAAACCTAATTAAATGATAAAAAGAAGCATATAGCATAAAATCTAACGCTGTGCTTTCGCACATTCCAACAATTATTAGTAAATTTGCAGCGCAAAAATATTATATTCACTTCCCATAATTTATGGCAGAAAAGATTAGAATCAAAGACATTGCAGAACGTGCAGGCGTAAGCGTTGGAACAGTTGACAGAGTATTGCATAAACGTCCGAACGTGTCGGAGGCTGCTCTAAAA of the Prevotella melaninogenica genome contains:
- a CDS encoding MarR family winged helix-turn-helix transcriptional regulator; amino-acid sequence: MVYDQLKLQNQLCFRLYTVSRLVTQTYYPLLENLGITYPQYLVLMALWEEDNQKVMELAHRLYLDSNTMTPLVQRMAQLGLVERVKGEKDGRETYVSLTEHGKALQEKAKDIPSCMVGKLFENEDEFVQFKEIATDLDRLIARLSGQRSKEKEEALAKIREERLASKRNRK
- a CDS encoding MaoC family dehydratase; the protein is MAKLTVNNYDELAARLGEKLGESEWLLVDQERINLFADATLDHQWIHVDTERAAVESQFKSTIAHGYLTLSLLPHMWQEIMEVHNIKMMVNYGMDKMRFGRPVLVNSRIRLVATLDSIENIRGICKAGIKFQIEIEGERKPALEGVATFLYYFE
- a CDS encoding HAD-IA family hydrolase; amino-acid sequence: MSIKSKLQQLSFRTGVIVLLMCIPFYILSFVQVFFPVSTTTKGVLFTIFFGLAKSFQYGGIAILGKEGYKRVKGYFKRKKQAKAEAAKDDGDTNPRYCPDLFTNPEILSGIRLVIFDFDGTLGDSQKLITDTMLATIERLNLPKRSREECARTIGLPLKECFSSIIPMSDEQAEECAKVYSEIFNVKNVPGVVKAFPGVVETLERLSSQDILMSIASSRSHRTLAKLMDELDLSKYITYLIAADDVVDKKPAAESVLKTLSHFNVEAHETLVVGDTEFDILMGRNAGTHTCGVTYR